The Trichocoleus sp. FACHB-46 DNA window GATAGCCTTTGGGCTGGTAAGCATCCAGGAACTGACGAGAGCACTGACGGCACAAGTAGTTCTGCTGCTGTTGACGGCGACCGTTTTTGACGACGTGAGTGGATTGACAGTCTAGACATTGCATCAGGAGACCCTCAACGCTGCATCATATTACTATTGTGCAACGCCTTTTATTGTTTGACTTTTTATGGTTTGAGATTAATGAGCAGCGTATTGCGCCAACCAATTCGCGTAAGTTTCTTGCAAATTCGGATCAGATAAGACGATTTCAACTTGGATTTTTTCGCAGCCGTGACGATGGGTTTTGGCGATTGCATCGAGGAATTGGCTAGCTGCCCCAGGAGAAGTAAACTCACCGCGCACCACAGACTGTTGGCTATCAGCAGACATCGCATTGGCTAGTTCCACCGCTGTGAGGTCGCCCTGGCTCAAATCAATTTCTGCCAGTTGCCGATGTTCCGGGCTAATTTGCTCCACAATCAGCTTTTCGCGGCGTACTGGAACTTCCACAATCTGAGTTTCAATGGCTTTGCGAACAATTACTTCACCAATTTTATGCTTGCTACGATCTACAACCAAGCGCTCTTCCAGCAAGCGAATCGCTTCTTCTTCCACTACATGAGGAATCGCTGTATCATTCACGCGATCGGACTCCAGCGAGTTCTGGAGTGGAAGAGGAGTTGAGTTTGAAGTTGGGGTTGAATCAGTGAAACTTTCCATAGGATTTGAAGTTGAATTAGAACTTTGTTGAGAGTTAGGTTGGCTATTGGACTCGAAAGGTAATGTCACAGGCTTGGAGGGTAGCGTTGAAGATGCGGCCTCTCCAGTGGCAGGTAGCGAAGATTCGGGTAGTTGAGCCATCTGCGCCGCGCTCAAGTGAGTCAACACTGAGCGGTTTGGAGAATCAATACTGTGAATAGACTTGCTAGTCAGCAAAACCAGACGAAAGCCCTTATGCGCGTCTGGTAGAGAAACCAAAAACTGAAGCTGGCGGTCGGCTGTAAGCTGCACATCTCGCACTTCACCAACTAACTCACCATGCTGGTCTTTAACAGCAAAGTTCTTCAGCTTGTCACGTACCTTGGTCACCAAAGTATCCAGACGGGCTTGTTTTTTATCAGAGGTGGAGTGATCTGGAAATAGGGAGTTACTCATAAGACACCCGCTTAAATAGTTGCTGGTTAGGGTTATGTTGGTCGGGTTTGTTCAACCCAATCAACCCCAAAATCTAATGTGATGCAGTAGAAACAGTCGGGTGAAAAAATGCAGGCAGAGCTAAGGTTGCTCTACCTGCACCGTTTGATTAGCGCTTCCATGAGATGAGTCATCCATCTAGGTCATGATTAAGTCATGAGAAGCGGTTAGTTTAGCGGCGATCGCGAGGAGAGCTGCCTGGGCGGTTATCCCGGATGGGACGACCTTGGGTATCAATGTCTAGTTCTTCGCGACGAATTTGATCTTCTGCGGTGACAGTATCGCGCTCAACTTCCTTGCGAATATTGACCTGTTCTCTTACAAAAGCTTCCTTATGCACGTCCGCAGTTTCTTCGTAAACTTCCATGCGGGCAATCTCACCTTCGCGGAAGTCAGCGGTGCCTGGCGTTACCGAGGTCCCTAGATTAGTCGGGTTGGTCCGCTCAATGACGATTCGTTCGCGCTCAACGGGCACTGCCACTCTAGCCGTTTCAGTTTCGACATGCTTACCAACAGCAACTTCTCCAGCTTTGCGACGATGCTTGTTAGCAACTAAGCGCTCTTCATAGAGCTGAATGGTTTGGTGATCCCGCTCATTCATGTTGTAGAGAGCGGGTTCTTGGCGATAATCATAAGCTGGACGAGCACTAGCTGCCGCAGGTCTTTCTACAGGAGCAGACCGCTCGACTGGAGCGGCACTAGCAGTCCGATAGGTAGTGCCTTGAGCGTAAGTGTTCTCTAAAGGCAGGGAGGCCTCAAGCGGAGCCGAAGCTTCTAGGGGGGTCGAGGCATCTAAACTGGCAGGCCGATAAACGCCTCGGACGCGCTCTTCGTAGTCATAATCTACGACTAGATTGTCATGGTACTCTGGCAAGTTTTCTGCTTGTTGCTTGGTTAAGCCAATTGTGTAGATCCGTTGTGCTTGGGGATCGCTCCGAAAACGGCCTACTGGCAGCAACACCTTTTTGCCAAAAACCCAAAAACCTGTGTCTACAACGAGGTAGCGGAAGTGACCTTCGTCATCTACTAAAACGTTGTGAATACTGCCAACTTTCTCATCACTCTCGGTATAGACATCTAGCCCTTTGACATCATTACCATCAAAAAGTTCTTGACGGTAGTTAGGGTAATAATCGTCAAGTTTATAAAGAGCCATAGAGTTGCTCCTAAAGGGGTTAATAGTGGCGATCGCCTCATTTCGCTTCATGAGTTCTCTGGGAAAGAGGCGATCGCGAGAAGTACTGAAAAGTGCAGGCAGGTTGACCCTCCCTGCACTTTGTAGACTGAAGTAGACTGAATCTGATTAGCGGCCTAGCAGAGGCCTAAAGATTCAGGATGGTTTAGCGGCGATCGCGATTGGTGGTGCCTTTGTCGATGATGCCGCGGCCTGCATCGTCAATGTCTAGTTCTTCACGGCGGATCTGCTCTTCAGCAGTTACCGTCTCATGATCTACTTCCTTACGGATGTTGACCTGCTCGCGTACAAAGGCTTCCTTATGTACGTCAGCTCTTTCTTCATAGAGATCGACGTGAGCTACAGTGCCTTCTTGGAAAGCTGCATCCCCAGGAGCAACAGGAGTGCCTGCCCCAGTGGGAGTGCTGCGCTCAATCACGATTCGCTCTTTCTCTACAGGTACGGAAACCCGAGCAGTTTCGGTTTCAACGTGCTTACCAACTGTCACTTCCCCAGTCTTCTGGCGCTGCTTGTTAGTGATCAAGCGCTCTTCGTATAACCGTAGAGTTTGATGGTCACGCTCGTTCAGGTCATATAACGCAGCATCTTGCTTGTAGTCGTAGGTATCGCGGTTAAAAGGTACCTTGCCCGCAGTGCTAGCAGTGGTAGCGGTGCTAGCAGCAGTACTGGCAGTGCCAGTTGTACCAGTTGCCGTCGGGCGATAGACTCCCCGAACGTTTTCTTCGTAGTCCTGGTCGATTTTGAGCTCGTCAGTGAATTCTGGCAAGTTTTCGACTTGTTCCTTAGTCAAGGTGCTGACGTTAACGCGACGCTGCGTGTAGTCGATTTGAGCCAAGCCAATGGGAAGCAATACTTTCTTACCTAGTACCCAAAAGCCGGTGTCAACGACGAGATAGCGGAACTTACCATCACGCTCATCTACTAAAACGTCTTTGACTGAGCCAACCTTGTCATTTTGGGCATAAACATCTAAGGATTTGATGTCATCGCCATTGTTATGATCTTTGTAATCTGGGTAATAGCTTTCAAGTTTTGTGAGAGCCATAGGGTGCTCCTAAGTAATGTTTAAAACGACTTCCATTCACCCACCAGATTAG harbors:
- a CDS encoding DUF2382 domain-containing protein; this encodes MALYKLDDYYPNYRQELFDGNDVKGLDVYTESDEKVGSIHNVLVDDEGHFRYLVVDTGFWVFGKKVLLPVGRFRSDPQAQRIYTIGLTKQQAENLPEYHDNLVVDYDYEERVRGVYRPASLDASTPLEASAPLEASLPLENTYAQGTTYRTASAAPVERSAPVERPAAASARPAYDYRQEPALYNMNERDHQTIQLYEERLVANKHRRKAGEVAVGKHVETETARVAVPVERERIVIERTNPTNLGTSVTPGTADFREGEIARMEVYEETADVHKEAFVREQVNIRKEVERDTVTAEDQIRREELDIDTQGRPIRDNRPGSSPRDRR
- a CDS encoding DUF2382 domain-containing protein produces the protein MALTKLESYYPDYKDHNNGDDIKSLDVYAQNDKVGSVKDVLVDERDGKFRYLVVDTGFWVLGKKVLLPIGLAQIDYTQRRVNVSTLTKEQVENLPEFTDELKIDQDYEENVRGVYRPTATGTTGTASTAASTATTASTAGKVPFNRDTYDYKQDAALYDLNERDHQTLRLYEERLITNKQRQKTGEVTVGKHVETETARVSVPVEKERIVIERSTPTGAGTPVAPGDAAFQEGTVAHVDLYEERADVHKEAFVREQVNIRKEVDHETVTAEEQIRREELDIDDAGRGIIDKGTTNRDRR
- a CDS encoding YsnF/AvaK domain-containing protein, producing MSNSLFPDHSTSDKKQARLDTLVTKVRDKLKNFAVKDQHGELVGEVRDVQLTADRQLQFLVSLPDAHKGFRLVLLTSKSIHSIDSPNRSVLTHLSAAQMAQLPESSLPATGEAASSTLPSKPVTLPFESNSQPNSQQSSNSTSNPMESFTDSTPTSNSTPLPLQNSLESDRVNDTAIPHVVEEEAIRLLEERLVVDRSKHKIGEVIVRKAIETQIVEVPVRREKLIVEQISPEHRQLAEIDLSQGDLTAVELANAMSADSQQSVVRGEFTSPGAASQFLDAIAKTHRHGCEKIQVEIVLSDPNLQETYANWLAQYAAH